A window of the Brassica oleracea var. oleracea cultivar TO1000 chromosome C1, BOL, whole genome shotgun sequence genome harbors these coding sequences:
- the LOC106339289 gene encoding uncharacterized protein LOC106339289, with protein sequence MVKTRIEVERFDGSGDFMLWKIRMLTHLGYLGLKEILKDDKLLKDPPKIEKKEDVDPVITESPKESSAIQDPEKIVKSEKAMNLIVLNLKFYNFKMVDSVSIDANIDEFLKLVSDLSSVGVTVTDEVQAILLLCSLPSRYNQLKETLKYAKDTITLDAVIAAARDKERELKDGGWNGKETGEGLVMKDHHQGRGRTEWRGDSRKNGRSRSNSKSRMLC encoded by the exons ATGGTGAAGACGCGAATCGAAGTCGAGCGATTCGACGGATCTGGGGATTTCATGTTGTGGAAGATTAGGATGCTTACGCACCTAGGTTACCTGGGACTGAAGGAGATCTTGAAAGATGACAAACTTCTGAAGGATCCACCTAAGATCGAGAAGAAAGAAGATGTTGATCCAGTGATCACGGAATCTCCCAAGGAGAGCTCTGCGATTCAAGATCCGGAGAAGATAGTGAAATCTGAGAAAGCGATGAATCTAATCGTGCTGAAT TTGAAGTTTTACAATTTCAAGATGGTGGATTCAGTTTCGATTGACGCAAATATTGATGAATTCTTGAAGCTTGTATCTGATCTGAGTAGTGTTGGAGTCACTGTGACAGATGAAGTGCAGGCGATCTTACTACTATGCTCTCTTCCATCTCGATACAATCAGCTGAAGGAGACTCTGAAGTACGCAAAAGACACTATCACACTGGATGCAGTGATTGCTGCAGCCCGTGATAAGGAGAGAGAACTCAAAGATGGTGGTTGGAATGGTAAAGAGACAGGTGAAGGATTGGTCATGAAAGATCATCATCAAGGGAGAGGCAGGACTGAATGGAGAGGAGACTCTAGGAAGAATGGTCGGAGCAGGTCAAATTCGAAGTCGCGAATGTTGTGTTAA
- the LOC106339299 gene encoding uncharacterized protein LOC106339299: MLRTKDLGDTITEDNNSSDKDKYRAIYMMRHHFQENLKTQYMTMENPYDLWIALQRRYDHQKTVLLPKAQYDWKHIRFLDYKSVDEYNSVLFRIVSLLRLCGEKVTEEEMLNKTLSTFPQTNMVLQQQYRERNFATYCGRGRGRSVSFKPQIKADRCHRCGMGNHWAKNCQTPKHLCELHMESLKRNPEANMVRDTG, from the coding sequence ATGCTGCGAACAAAAGATCTTGGTGACACAATCACCGAAGACAACAATTCCAGTGACAAAGACAAGTATAGAGCTATCTACATGATGCGCCACCATTTCCAAGAGAACTTGAAAACTCAGTACATGACCATGGAAAATCCATATGACCTTTGGATCGCTTTACAGCGAAGATATGACCACCAGAAAACGGTGTTGCTTCCAAAGGCTCAATATGATTGGAAACACATAAGGTTCTTGGACTACAAATCAGTAGACGAGTACAACTCAGTCCTGTTCAGAATTGTGTCCTTGTTAAGGTTATGTGGTGAAAAAGTAACCGAGGAAGAGATGCTTAATAAAACTCTCTCCACGTTTCCTCAAACCAACATGGTTTTGCAACAGCAGTATAGAGAGAGGAATTTCGCCACATATTGTGGACGTGGCCGAGGCCGTAGTGTGTCTTTTAAACCACAGATCAAAGCTGATCGATGCCACAGATGTGGTATGGGTAATCATTGGGCAAAGAATTGCCAAACTCCTAAGCATTTGTGTGAGCTTCACATGGAGAGCTTAAAAAGAAACCCGGAAGCTAACATGGTTCGAGACACGGGATAA